The Euphorbia lathyris chromosome 2, ddEupLath1.1, whole genome shotgun sequence genome includes a window with the following:
- the LOC136217467 gene encoding uncharacterized protein produces METNNNTCSFISCDKLDRVANWVGTNVASAFFASLERCSCINLNTTDPDDDDEEAKDRPLMFATIASDSPEVYLSSTAGPASVAH; encoded by the coding sequence ATGGAAACCAACAATAACACCTGCAGCTTTATCTCCTGCGATAAGCTTGATAGGGTTGCTAATTGGGTGGGAACAAACGTCGCCTCCGCATTCTTCGCTTCTCTTGAAAGGTGTTCTTGCATCAATCTCAACACCACCgatcctgatgatgatgatgaagaggcTAAGGATCGTCCTCTAATGTTCGCCACCATCGCCAGCGATAGCCCTGAGGTCTACCTTTCCTCTACCGCTGGTCCTGCATCTGTTGCACATTAG